The following proteins are co-located in the Alkalibaculum bacchi genome:
- a CDS encoding single-stranded DNA-binding protein yields MSDNLIESNKVVLIGKIVSDFEYSHTVFGEDFYGVLIEVPRLSENVDQLPIIVSERLLTDQNFAQGDKVYIKGQLRSYNKKIEDKSKLILNIFAKDIEPYDENSDEKSNPNYIYLDGYICKPTVYRETPFGREICDILLAVNRMYNKSDYIPCITWGRNARYAKNIEVGNHLKIWGRIQSRKYEKKFLDGQVIEKIAYEVSISKLAKVDDEENDYLGVEEE; encoded by the coding sequence ATGTCAGACAACTTAATAGAAAGCAACAAGGTCGTACTGATCGGCAAGATAGTCAGTGACTTTGAATATAGCCATACCGTATTTGGAGAAGATTTTTATGGTGTACTAATTGAAGTCCCTAGATTAAGCGAAAATGTAGATCAATTACCAATAATTGTATCAGAGCGGCTCTTGACCGATCAGAATTTTGCACAAGGAGATAAGGTATATATAAAAGGACAATTAAGGTCGTATAATAAAAAGATAGAGGATAAGAGCAAGCTCATCTTAAATATTTTCGCTAAAGACATCGAACCCTATGACGAAAATAGCGACGAAAAAAGCAATCCAAACTATATTTATTTAGACGGATACATCTGCAAACCTACAGTGTATAGAGAAACTCCCTTTGGCAGAGAGATTTGTGACATTCTCCTAGCGGTAAATAGGATGTATAACAAATCAGATTATATACCCTGCATCACATGGGGAAGAAATGCAAGATATGCAAAAAACATAGAAGTAGGCAATCATTTGAAGATCTGGGGGAGAATTCAAAGTAGAAAATATGAAAAGAAGTTTCTAGATGGCCAGGTCATTGAAAAGATAGCTTACGAGGTATCCATCTCAAAATTAGCTAAAGTAGATGATGAGGAAAACGATTACTTAGGCGTTGAGGAAGAGTAA
- the dapB gene encoding 4-hydroxy-tetrahydrodipicolinate reductase, with protein MIKVLLSGCNGAMGDVLQEIINNEGQMQVVAGFDRMKNEKANFPVYINPKDCTEKVDVIIDFSHYSAFESILDYALTNKIPLVMATTGLTEENEASLIAASKTIPVFRTANMSVGVNVLLGIVAEAAKQLEGFDIEIIEKHHNKKVDSPSGTALMLANEINGALDNSLEFTYGREGKSTKRQSNELGIHAIRGGTIAGDHTVIYAGEDEVIEIKHSASSKKVFAKGAVRAAKYIADKKIGLYNMRKVLEG; from the coding sequence ATGATTAAAGTTTTACTATCCGGCTGTAACGGTGCAATGGGTGATGTTTTACAAGAGATAATCAATAATGAAGGACAAATGCAAGTAGTAGCTGGCTTTGACCGCATGAAAAACGAGAAGGCAAATTTCCCTGTCTATATCAATCCAAAGGATTGTACAGAAAAAGTTGATGTAATTATCGATTTCTCTCATTACAGCGCTTTTGAAAGCATATTAGATTACGCTTTAACAAATAAAATTCCACTGGTTATGGCCACTACAGGTTTGACAGAAGAAAATGAAGCTTCGTTGATAGCTGCATCAAAAACGATTCCCGTTTTCAGGACGGCGAATATGTCCGTAGGAGTAAATGTTTTACTTGGTATTGTAGCAGAGGCAGCAAAGCAATTAGAAGGTTTTGACATAGAGATTATCGAAAAACACCATAATAAAAAGGTAGATTCCCCTAGTGGAACCGCTTTAATGCTTGCCAATGAAATTAATGGCGCTTTAGATAACAGCCTAGAGTTTACTTATGGAAGAGAAGGAAAATCTACTAAAAGACAATCAAATGAACTCGGTATCCACGCTATAAGAGGTGGTACTATTGCTGGAGATCATACTGTAATTTATGCTGGAGAAGATGAAGTCATCGAAATCAAACACAGTGCTTCATCTAAAAAAGTTTTTGCGAAAGGCGCGGTAAGAGCAGCTAAATATATTGCTGACAAGAAAATTGGCCTTTATAATATGCGCAAAGTGTTGGAGGGTTAG
- a CDS encoding aspartate kinase — protein MKIVVQKYGGTSVGSIDRIKNVANRIIKKKEEGYHIIVVVSAMGKNTDRLLDMAYEISKNPPKREVDMLISTGEQVSISLLSMTLNALGCDAISLTGPQVNIKTVGNHMKSKISDIDDTILRHHLKDNKVIIVAGFQGVNEHRDITTLGRGGSDTSAVAIASKLQCPCEIYTDVDGIYSTDPRLYSKAKKLDRISYEEMLEMASLGSGVMHGRAIELGQKYGIPIYVASSLEEKPGTIIKEVAQMMESTAITGMAIDNNDAIITLDYVPYSIQVISDIFSRLAKKDVNIDMISQTSPRDNSVSVSFTVPKIELKEAKEVLSYFESKYPEIRVNTKEDITKLSVVGIGMRSQSGVAAQIFALLAKENIEIDMVTTSEIKISYVINPENQQTAIKVIAEEFGL, from the coding sequence ATGAAAATAGTAGTTCAGAAATACGGTGGGACATCTGTTGGTTCCATAGACCGAATCAAAAATGTTGCTAATCGCATTATAAAGAAAAAAGAAGAGGGCTACCACATTATTGTAGTCGTGTCTGCCATGGGTAAAAACACAGATCGGTTACTTGATATGGCATACGAAATATCTAAAAATCCACCAAAACGTGAGGTAGATATGCTCATATCAACTGGAGAACAAGTGTCTATCTCTTTATTGTCTATGACTTTAAATGCATTAGGATGTGACGCCATATCCCTAACTGGCCCTCAGGTAAATATTAAGACAGTAGGCAATCACATGAAATCTAAAATCAGCGATATTGACGATACGATTTTAAGACATCATTTAAAAGATAACAAAGTCATCATCGTAGCCGGTTTTCAGGGAGTAAATGAACATAGAGATATTACCACACTTGGACGAGGTGGCTCAGACACATCTGCAGTGGCTATTGCTAGCAAACTGCAATGTCCTTGTGAAATTTACACAGATGTAGATGGCATCTATTCTACAGATCCAAGGTTGTATTCAAAAGCAAAAAAACTTGATCGTATCAGTTACGAAGAAATGTTAGAAATGGCTAGTTTAGGCTCTGGTGTAATGCATGGAAGAGCCATTGAGCTTGGTCAAAAGTACGGCATTCCAATTTACGTAGCTTCTAGTTTAGAAGAAAAACCAGGTACCATAATAAAGGAGGTTGCACAAATGATGGAAAGTACTGCTATTACAGGCATGGCAATAGATAATAATGATGCAATAATTACTTTGGATTATGTTCCATATAGCATTCAAGTAATTTCAGATATTTTTAGTCGACTTGCTAAAAAAGACGTTAATATTGATATGATTAGTCAAACATCTCCTAGGGATAATTCTGTTAGTGTTTCTTTTACTGTGCCTAAAATCGAGTTAAAAGAAGCAAAAGAGGTATTATCCTATTTCGAATCAAAATACCCTGAAATCAGAGTAAATACAAAAGAAGATATTACTAAATTGTCTGTAGTAGGCATCGGCATGAGAAGTCAATCTGGTGTAGCAGCCCAAATCTTTGCTCTACTTGCTAAAGAAAATATTGAAATTGACATGGTAACTACATCTGAAATTAAAATTTCATACGTGATTAATCCGGAAAACCAGCAGACAGCAATTAAAGTAATTGCCGAAGAGTTTGGTTTATAA
- the dapD gene encoding 2,3,4,5-tetrahydropyridine-2,6-dicarboxylate N-acetyltransferase, with amino-acid sequence MTSNDELKERFDFTDPYELAKYIKAIKKTTPVKAYIKGNLSANDLEGLEYYGSPESCVIFAEMDIVKNFLNKHKGQIESHRLEYDRKNSAIPMLDVTRINSRVEPGSFIREGAHIGNNCVIMMGAVINIGANIGDGTMIDMNAVVGARGQLGKNVHLGAGAVIAGVLEPPSKTPVIIEDNVLIGANAVILEGVHIGEGAVIAAGSIVTKDVPAGTVVVGSPARVIKEKDDKTKLKTKLLEDLRGNLD; translated from the coding sequence ATGACTTCGAACGATGAATTAAAAGAACGATTTGATTTCACAGATCCTTATGAATTAGCTAAGTACATTAAAGCAATCAAAAAGACTACACCTGTTAAGGCATACATAAAAGGCAATCTCTCAGCTAATGACTTGGAAGGATTAGAATATTACGGGAGCCCAGAATCCTGCGTGATTTTTGCAGAAATGGATATAGTAAAAAATTTCTTAAACAAACACAAAGGACAAATTGAATCTCACCGATTAGAGTATGATAGAAAAAATTCAGCTATTCCGATGTTAGATGTGACGAGAATAAATTCTAGAGTAGAACCAGGTTCTTTTATTCGAGAAGGCGCGCATATTGGCAATAACTGTGTAATTATGATGGGCGCAGTAATTAATATTGGTGCAAATATTGGAGATGGCACTATGATCGATATGAACGCTGTAGTTGGGGCAAGAGGTCAATTAGGAAAAAACGTGCACTTAGGAGCCGGCGCAGTTATTGCAGGAGTCCTAGAGCCACCAAGTAAAACGCCAGTCATCATTGAAGACAATGTCTTAATCGGAGCAAATGCAGTAATTTTAGAAGGTGTCCATATTGGAGAAGGTGCAGTCATTGCAGCTGGCTCTATTGTAACAAAAGACGTCCCTGCAGGTACTGTAGTAGTAGGCTCTCCTGCTAGAGTTATAAAGGAAAAGGATGATAAGACGAAACTTAAGACAAAATTATTAGAAGACTTACGCGGTAATCTTGATTAA